In Elaeis guineensis isolate ETL-2024a chromosome 1, EG11, whole genome shotgun sequence, a genomic segment contains:
- the LOC140858103 gene encoding disease resistance protein RPM1-like → MDEYVYLIARQQGRGLGGYLKKVVRRSPDLVAWHQIAAQLKELESNLVHLSEMKERWIKTAEGEMDSSLNYASENQRYLADFSHFIGEDDLVGIDQNRKTLIEWLFDEDPVSCIISVWGMGGLGKTTLVTNVYKSEGTKFECHAWISISQTYQVDDLLRRMIEELHDNEKVDKIPIDIRGLNHRRLVETIRSSLDQKRYMIILDDVWDPEAFNDIRQAFVNNKGSRIIITTRSTEVASLAHDSRKLELKGLQSTQAWDLFCKRAFWKEKVRECPKELEELGEKIVSKCQGLPLAIVSLGSLLSLREKTKSEWGKVYDRLSWELNNNPNLDNVKHVLNLSYNYLPRYLKNCFLHCSMFLEDHVLQRKRLMRLWVAEGFVEERGSSTMEEVAEDYLKELIHRCMLQVVRRNEFGRIKHCRMHDIVRELAVSLSMKENFSVVHDDLQMVVKTGDEKRRLSVHKCGNQLQSSMELPRLRTFTVFDPAMSASSSLSSLCSSSRYLTVLDLQGISIERVPDEIGDLFNLHFLGLRKTKVKVLPKSLGRLHNLQTLDLSQSEIEKLPSTIRNLKKLRHLFAEKVPDASHVTINSGRGVQGLKGLWNLKDLQTLQAVEATMEFVERLRNLTQLRSVRIWKVRGIHCKHLCASLSRLRYLYYLSLNASDENEILQLGGWDHPPQHLLKLNLNGQLAEGTMDLPLFRALGSSLRKLYLGWSGLREDPLRSLSQLTHLVFLKLHKAYDGQQLWFRSGWFPNLKRLILFDMPELNQVEVEDDAMASLKYLDLAGLPKLKDVPRGIEYLTSLQELYLMDLHPEFRGRFEESNGKNKVQHIPNAYYIIKREDQTIDVKRLSGQEEKREE, encoded by the coding sequence ATGGATGAGTATGTGTATCTCATAGCTCGACAACAAGGGAGGGGGTTGGGAGGTTATCTTAAAAAAGTAGTAAGGAGATCCCCCGATTTGGTTGCCTGGCATCAAATTGCTGCTCAGCTGAAAGAGTTAGAAAGTAATTTGGTGCACCTTTCAGAAATGAAGGAGCGATGGATTAAGACAGCAGAAGGAGAAATGGATAGTAGTTTAAATTATGCTAGTGAAAATCAGCGATATTTAGCCGACTtttctcatttcattggtgaagatGACCTTGTGGGGATCGACCAAAACAGAAAAACATTAATTGAATGGCTATTTGATGAGGATCCGGTTAGCTGTATCATATCCGTGTGGGGCATGGGTGGATTGGGCAAAACAACCCTTGTCACCAATGTATATAAAAGTGAGGGGACAAAGTTTGAATGTCATGCATGGATATCCATCTCACAAACTTATCAAGTGGATGATCTTTTAAGAAGAATGATAGAGGAGCTGCATGACAATGAAAAGGTAGACAAAATTCCAATCGACATTAGAGGATTGAACCACAGAAGGTTAGTTGAAACAATAAGAAGTTCTCTAGACCAGAAAAGATATATGATCATACTGGATGATGTATGGGATCCAGAAGCTTTTAATGATATTCGACAAGCCTTTGTTAACAACAAAGGAAGCAGAATAATCATTACAACTCGGAGTACTGAGGTAGCTTCACTAGCACATGATAGTCGGAAGCTTGAGCTGAAGGGGTTGCAAAGCACTCAGGCATGGGATCTATTCTGTAAGAGGGCATTCTGGAAAGAGAAAGTGAGAGAATGTCCTAAAGAGCTGGAGGAGTTGGGGGAGAAAATTGTATCAAAATGTCAAGGGTTGCCACTAGCTATCGTCTCTTTAGGCAGCCTGCTGTCCCTGAGAGAGAAAACCAAGTCAGAATGGGGGAAAGTTTATGATCGGCTGAGCTGGGAGTTGAATAACAACCCAAATTTGGACAATGTGAAGCATGTTTTGAATCTCAGCTACAACTATCTACCGAGATATCTTAAGAACTGCTTCTTGCATTGCAGCATGTTCCTGGAGGATCATGTGCTTCAGAGAAAGAGGCTTATGAGACTGTGGGTCGCAGAAGGATTTGTGGAGGAAAGGGGATCGAGCACAATGGAAGAAGTAGCAGAGGACTATCTTAAGGAGCTCATCCATCGATGCATGCTTCAAGTTGTAAGAAGGAATGAATTTGGTAGAATAAAACACTGTCGAATGCACGATATTGTAAGAGAGTTGGCTGTATCACTGTCTATGAAGGAAAATTTCAGTGTGGTACATGACGATCTTCAGATGGTGGTGAAGACGGGTGATGAGAAACGTCGTCTGTCAGTGCACAAATGTGGTAACCAACTCCAGTCGAGCATGGAGTTGCCAAGACTTCGCACTTTCACGGTGTTTGACCCTGCAATGTCCGCATCGTCATCCTTGTCTTCGCTGTGTTCCAGCTCTAGATATTTGACCGTCTTAGACCTACAAGGCATCTCGATTGAGAGAGTACCAGATGAAATCGGGGACTTATTCAATCTGCACTTTTTGGGTCTGAGGAAGACGAAGGTGAAGGTGCTACCTAAATCCTTGGGAAGGCTTCATAACCTACAGACGCTCGACCTCTCCCAAAGTGAAATAGAGAAACTGCCAAGCACGATAAGAAATCTCAAGAAGTTGCGTCACTTGTTTGCCGAGAAGGTTCCAGATGCAAGTCATGTGACTATAAATTCGGGCAGAGGTGTGCAAGGTCTGAAGGGGCTGTGGAATTTGAAAGACCTGCAGACTCTCCAAGCAGTGGAAGCAACTATGGAATTTGTGGAACGGCTCCGGAACTTGACCCAACTAAGAAGCGTTCGGATATGGAAAGTGCGTGGCATCCATTGCAAGCACCTATGCGCTTCGTTATCAAGGTTGCGCTACCTATACTACTTGTCCCTCAATGCAAGCGACGAGAATGAGATTCTCCAGTTGGGAGGCTGGGATCATCCACCTCAGCATCTTCTAAAGCTTAATCTGAACGGGCAGCTGGCTGAAGGGACGATGGATTTGCCCTTATTTCGTGCACTTGGATCCAGCCTTCGAAAATTGTATCTGGGTTGGAGTGGGTTGAGAGAGGATCCACTTCGATCCCTCTCTCAGTTGACCCACCTCGTCTTTCTGAAACTGCACAAGGCATATGACGGGCAACAATTGTGGTTTCGCAGCGGATGGTTCCCTAACTTGAAGCGACTCATTTTATTCGATATGCCGGAACTCAATCAAGTGGAGGTAGAGGATGATGCCATGGCAAGCCTGAAGTACTTAGACCTAGCTGGCCTACCTAAGTTAAAGGATGTTCCTAGAGGCATTGAATATCTCACATCCCTCCAGGAACTGTACTTGATGGATCTGCATCCAGAATTCAGAGGGAGGTTCGAAGAAAGCAACGGTAAGAACAAGGTTCAGCACATCCCTAATGCCTATTATATTATCAAGAGAGAGGACCAAACAATCGATGTCAAAAGACTTTCAGGACAGgaggagaaaagagaagaataa